A stretch of Sulfitobacter sp. THAF37 DNA encodes these proteins:
- a CDS encoding methyltetrahydrofolate cobalamin methyltransferase, with protein sequence MTRTVVESKTRTAIIGFDEPFCVIGERINPTGRKILSEELERGDFSRVEADAVAQTNAGANILDVNSGAVFSNKMAEDPRYADNNFVEPTLMPELIARVQAVSDLPICIDSSVPGALENGLEACEGRPLLNSVTGEEERLELVLPLVKKYNVPVVAISNDDTGISEDPEVRFAVAKKIVERAADFGIPAHDIVVDPLVMPIGAMATAGHQVFTLVRRLREELGVNTTCGASNISFGLPNRHGINNAFLPMAMGAGMTSAIMNPVALPVNQAKIAEKKAELDALGVVLPEGMDDEVFVQLFGMGSTLPRPGKEMEAIRAANFLFDRDPHGGAWIEFNKQAPKAGQEGRGRAGRTGGRRRRG encoded by the coding sequence ATGACCCGTACCGTAGTCGAATCCAAGACCAGGACCGCCATCATCGGCTTTGACGAGCCGTTCTGCGTCATTGGCGAACGGATCAACCCCACGGGCCGCAAGATCCTGTCCGAAGAGCTGGAGCGCGGCGATTTCAGCCGGGTCGAGGCGGACGCGGTCGCACAGACCAACGCGGGCGCCAACATCCTGGACGTGAACTCCGGTGCGGTCTTTTCCAACAAGATGGCCGAAGACCCGCGGTATGCCGACAACAACTTTGTCGAACCGACGCTGATGCCGGAACTCATCGCACGGGTGCAGGCCGTGTCCGATCTGCCGATCTGCATCGACAGCTCGGTCCCCGGTGCGCTGGAAAACGGGCTTGAGGCCTGCGAGGGTCGCCCGCTGCTCAACTCCGTCACCGGCGAGGAAGAGCGTCTGGAGCTGGTGCTGCCACTGGTCAAGAAGTACAACGTGCCCGTGGTTGCGATCTCGAACGACGACACGGGCATTTCGGAAGACCCCGAGGTGCGTTTTGCCGTGGCCAAGAAGATCGTGGAGCGTGCGGCAGATTTCGGCATTCCCGCCCATGACATCGTGGTGGACCCGCTGGTCATGCCGATCGGCGCAATGGCAACCGCGGGCCACCAGGTCTTTACCCTCGTCCGCCGTCTGCGCGAGGAACTGGGCGTGAACACCACCTGCGGTGCGTCCAACATCAGCTTCGGCCTGCCGAACCGGCACGGCATCAACAACGCCTTCCTGCCGATGGCGATGGGGGCCGGCATGACCTCGGCCATCATGAACCCGGTCGCGCTGCCCGTGAACCAGGCCAAGATCGCCGAGAAGAAAGCCGAACTGGACGCTCTTGGCGTGGTGCTGCCCGAAGGCATGGACGACGAAGTCTTCGTGCAGCTTTTCGGGATGGGATCGACCCTGCCCCGTCCCGGCAAGGAGATGGAGGCCATTCGCGCCGCGAACTTCCTGTTCGACCGCGACCCGCATGGCGGCGCCTGGATCGAGTTCAACAAGCAGGCCCCGAAGGCGGGCCAGGAAGGGCGCGGCCGCGCGGGCCGCACCGGTGGTCGCCGCCGCCGCGGCTGA
- a CDS encoding Ppx/GppA phosphatase family protein yields the protein MAPQRPKGAGALEKGKRPALSPAPVTPGSTELYAALDLGTNSCRMLIAQPKGSGFHVVDSFSKSVQLGAGLEKTGRLSRGSMSRTIQALRICQQKLRRNKVKRMRLVATEACRRALNGAEFMKRIQRETGLRLDIIKPEEEAQLAVISCAPLVNRKTENLLVVDIGGGSTELVWIDISKVPRKDRAHSIMRLHTGFQQAVSDIPAARVVDWISVPLGVATLRDQFSDVEDDAARFALMSWFFEENLTDFTPYQSAQPQENFQIIGTSGTVTTVAASHLRLKRYDRTKVDGLRMTSEQIDRVIHSYLAMGPGGRRADPRIGQDRSALIMSGAAILQALMRCWPTDRMSVADRGLREGLLYAQMSADGVLEDGTY from the coding sequence ATGGCGCCACAGCGTCCCAAAGGTGCGGGCGCGCTCGAAAAAGGAAAACGACCGGCTCTGAGCCCCGCGCCAGTCACGCCCGGTTCGACCGAGCTTTATGCCGCGCTCGATCTGGGAACAAATAGCTGCCGCATGTTGATCGCCCAGCCCAAGGGCAGCGGTTTTCATGTGGTGGACAGCTTCTCCAAGTCCGTCCAGCTGGGCGCGGGGCTTGAGAAAACCGGCCGCCTGTCGCGCGGGTCGATGTCGCGCACCATTCAGGCACTGCGCATCTGTCAGCAAAAGCTGCGTCGCAACAAGGTCAAGCGCATGCGCCTGGTCGCGACCGAGGCCTGCCGCCGTGCGCTGAATGGCGCCGAGTTCATGAAGCGCATCCAGCGCGAGACCGGCCTGCGGCTGGACATCATCAAGCCCGAGGAAGAAGCGCAGCTGGCGGTCATTTCCTGTGCGCCGCTGGTCAACCGCAAGACCGAGAACCTGCTGGTGGTCGACATCGGCGGCGGGTCGACCGAATTGGTCTGGATCGACATTTCCAAGGTGCCGCGCAAGGACCGCGCGCACTCCATCATGCGCCTGCACACCGGGTTCCAGCAGGCCGTATCCGACATTCCCGCTGCGCGGGTGGTGGACTGGATCAGCGTGCCGCTGGGCGTGGCCACCCTGCGCGACCAGTTTTCAGACGTTGAGGACGACGCCGCGCGCTTTGCCCTGATGAGCTGGTTCTTCGAGGAAAACCTGACCGATTTCACCCCCTATCAATCCGCCCAGCCGCAGGAGAACTTCCAGATCATCGGCACCTCCGGCACGGTAACGACCGTGGCCGCCAGCCACCTGCGGCTCAAACGATACGACCGGACCAAGGTGGACGGGCTGCGCATGACCTCGGAGCAGATCGACCGGGTGATCCATTCCTACCTCGCCATGGGGCCGGGCGGTCGGCGGGCCGATCCGCGCATCGGACAGGACCGGTCCGCGCTGATCATGTCGGGCGCGGCCATTTTGCAGGCGCTCATGCGGTGCTGGCCGACGGACCGCATGTCGGTTGCGGACCGTGGCCTGCGCGAAGGGCTGCTTTATGCCCAGATGAGCGCGGATGGCGTGCTGGAGGACGGGACCTACTAG
- a CDS encoding chemotaxis protein CheD has protein sequence MTAKPIVITQGEHAVSAQEDAVISTLLGSCVACCLHDPVARVGGMNHILIPNASYSTARFDPEGLNAMELLINDMLKLGAQKSRMEAKVFGGAKMVSGLSDIGNANARFVLDFLEIENIPCLSRSIGGETARHLVFLPTSGIARQKTKPRTTVPDVVPVAARTSPAQDVELF, from the coding sequence ATGACCGCAAAGCCCATTGTCATCACGCAAGGCGAACACGCGGTGTCGGCGCAGGAGGATGCCGTGATATCCACGCTGCTGGGGTCCTGCGTGGCCTGCTGCCTGCACGATCCGGTCGCGCGGGTGGGTGGGATGAACCACATCCTCATCCCGAATGCGTCTTATTCCACCGCGCGCTTTGACCCGGAGGGGCTGAATGCGATGGAATTGCTGATCAACGACATGCTCAAGCTGGGGGCACAGAAATCCCGGATGGAGGCCAAGGTGTTTGGCGGGGCCAAGATGGTGTCAGGCCTGTCCGATATCGGGAACGCCAATGCCAGGTTCGTTCTGGATTTTCTGGAGATCGAGAATATTCCCTGCCTGTCCCGCTCTATCGGCGGAGAGACGGCCCGGCACCTTGTTTTCCTGCCGACAAGCGGGATTGCCCGGCAGAAAACCAAACCGCGCACCACCGTTCCCGACGTGGTGCCGGTGGCCGCGCGGACGTCCCCAGCCCAGGATGTGGAGCTGTTCTGA
- a CDS encoding STAS domain-containing protein, which produces MSEPLIPESRLNVTQAASLHAAMKARAGEDLTVDMRQVVQLGALCLQVLVAAGKSARTAGETLQLINVSDQVLAQMNVMGLSPEAIAEGRQ; this is translated from the coding sequence ATGTCTGAGCCGCTGATCCCGGAAAGCCGGTTGAACGTGACACAGGCCGCCAGCCTGCACGCCGCGATGAAGGCGCGGGCGGGTGAGGATCTGACCGTGGATATGCGTCAGGTTGTCCAATTGGGCGCGCTCTGCCTGCAGGTGCTGGTCGCGGCGGGGAAATCCGCCCGCACGGCGGGGGAGACGCTGCAGCTGATCAATGTGTCCGATCAGGTGCTGGCACAGATGAACGTCATGGGCCTGTCGCCCGAAGCCATTGCGGAGGGACGACAATGA
- a CDS encoding protein-glutamate O-methyltransferase CheR has product MIADRLASSTLDPDSFRAIAELAYRESGLTLADKKATMIQSRLRHRLRALGLPDFPSYCRFIQSDRGQDEHRHLISALTTNVSHFFRESHHFDTLRDLVAQRLPSLRAGGSLRIWSAGCSNGQEPLSIAMTLLDQAPDMHKLDLRILATDIDPNVVRFARAGIYPERLMNGVPDAMRARYFTVHQDDKAGEPCFAARPELKALIRYNPLNLLKPWPMKSRFDAIFCRNVVIYFDLETQCTLWPRLHQMLHKNGVLFLGHSERIAPPEAFGFRVGEPTTYHPN; this is encoded by the coding sequence ATGATCGCCGACCGGCTTGCCTCTTCGACCCTGGACCCGGACAGCTTCCGCGCCATCGCGGAACTGGCCTATCGCGAAAGCGGTCTGACGCTGGCCGACAAGAAGGCCACGATGATCCAGTCGCGGTTGCGTCACCGGTTGCGTGCCCTCGGGCTGCCGGATTTCCCAAGCTATTGCCGATTCATTCAATCTGACCGGGGCCAGGACGAGCACCGCCACCTCATCTCCGCGCTGACGACCAATGTCTCGCATTTCTTTCGCGAGAGCCACCATTTCGACACGCTGCGGGATCTGGTGGCGCAACGCCTGCCGTCCCTGCGCGCGGGCGGCAGCCTGCGGATCTGGTCGGCGGGGTGCTCCAACGGGCAGGAGCCGTTGTCGATCGCGATGACGCTGCTGGATCAGGCGCCGGACATGCACAAGCTCGACCTGCGCATCCTGGCCACCGACATCGACCCCAACGTGGTACGGTTTGCCCGTGCCGGCATCTACCCCGAGCGGCTGATGAACGGCGTGCCGGACGCGATGCGCGCGCGCTACTTCACCGTGCATCAGGACGACAAAGCCGGAGAGCCGTGCTTTGCCGCGCGGCCAGAGCTCAAGGCGCTGATCCGCTACAACCCGCTGAACCTGCTCAAGCCCTGGCCCATGAAAAGCCGTTTCGACGCTATCTTCTGCAGAAACGTGGTGATTTACTTCGATCTGGAAACCCAGTGCACGCTCTGGCCGCGGTTGCACCAGATGCTGCACAAGAACGGCGTCCTGTTTCTGGGCCATTCCGAACGTATCGCCCCGCCCGAAGCTTTCGGCTTTCGTGTGGGCGAACCGACCACCTACCACCCGAACTGA
- the cheB gene encoding chemotaxis-specific protein-glutamate methyltransferase CheB, with protein MTGPSLSPGADPAHLTRPRRVVIVDDSVFLRRWLRVVLEGNRRLAVVGEAGDAQEARAVIKATRPDVITLDIEMPGMDGLNFLEKLMRLNPLPVVMFSGMTTGNSEATVRALMLGAVDCLEKPENGSDQRLRDNIARRVFAAACSQVQAPSRPRTGGPVRAASTPFGRWPLILIGASTGGVAALDTLIDGLDPAGPPVVIVQHMPGTYLVSFSQLLDRRFAQQVSLAEPGMTLGPGQIVLAPALGEHTEIDRRAGAWEIRLTPDRGGARHVPSVDRLFASAAPHGQDVIAAILTGLGRDGATGMKALREAGAITFAQDAQSSTVYGMPRVAWETGAALVQAPLTELPDRINEAAARHRAQQTGHRP; from the coding sequence ATGACCGGGCCATCGCTTTCCCCGGGGGCGGACCCTGCGCACCTGACACGACCCCGCAGGGTGGTGATCGTCGACGATTCCGTGTTCCTGCGGCGGTGGCTCAGGGTTGTGCTGGAGGGCAATCGCAGGCTGGCTGTGGTGGGCGAGGCGGGCGATGCCCAGGAAGCCCGCGCCGTGATCAAGGCGACCCGCCCCGATGTCATCACCCTGGATATCGAGATGCCCGGCATGGACGGGCTCAACTTTCTGGAAAAGCTCATGCGGCTGAACCCGCTGCCGGTCGTGATGTTTTCCGGCATGACCACAGGAAATTCCGAAGCGACGGTCCGCGCGTTGATGCTGGGGGCGGTGGATTGCCTGGAAAAACCGGAAAACGGATCCGATCAGCGTCTGCGGGACAATATCGCGCGCCGGGTTTTTGCGGCGGCCTGCAGTCAGGTGCAGGCGCCGTCCCGGCCGCGGACAGGCGGGCCGGTGCGGGCGGCTTCAACGCCCTTTGGGCGCTGGCCCCTGATCCTGATCGGCGCTTCCACCGGCGGTGTGGCCGCGCTGGATACGCTGATCGACGGGCTTGACCCTGCCGGGCCGCCGGTCGTGATCGTACAGCACATGCCGGGCACCTACCTGGTCAGTTTCTCCCAACTCCTCGACCGCAGGTTCGCGCAGCAGGTCAGCCTTGCCGAGCCGGGCATGACCCTCGGACCCGGGCAGATCGTGCTGGCGCCGGCCCTTGGCGAACACACGGAAATCGACCGCAGGGCAGGGGCCTGGGAAATCCGCCTGACGCCGGACCGGGGAGGTGCGCGCCACGTTCCGTCGGTCGACAGGCTCTTCGCCTCTGCTGCGCCGCATGGCCAGGACGTCATTGCCGCGATCCTGACGGGACTGGGCCGCGACGGCGCCACCGGGATGAAGGCGCTGCGCGAGGCGGGTGCCATCACCTTTGCCCAGGATGCGCAGAGCAGCACGGTTTACGGGATGCCGCGTGTCGCCTGGGAAACCGGCGCCGCCCTCGTCCAGGCCCCCCTGACGGAGCTGCCCGACCGGATCAACGAAGCCGCGGCACGCCACCGTGCGCAACAGACAGGACACCGGCCATGA
- a CDS encoding methylenetetrahydrofolate reductase, translating into MSLLNFRRKETPAAPVGSPEVEAFLQDYSIEVMPRTAEKVEDFRDLLPAGTRVYIAHIEGTPIEDMVATAKRLNADGYKVMPHFPARIIKDRATLANWIAMYQGEADVKQALLLAGGVTTPHGDFSDSMQLMETGLFDEAGFERLHVAGHPEGNRDIDTDGTRLRVDEALRWKNDFQSRTDAEMAIATQFAFEAQPIIEWADSLKYAGITLPIHIGIAGPAKLQTLIKFAIACGVGPSLKVLQKRAMDVTKLLLPYEPNDVVTELARHKAENPDFNISHVHFFPLGGIKTNANWAIENGGTAAVPANAE; encoded by the coding sequence ATGTCATTGCTGAACTTTCGCCGCAAGGAAACCCCCGCAGCGCCCGTCGGCAGCCCCGAGGTCGAGGCGTTCCTGCAAGATTATTCCATCGAGGTGATGCCGCGCACCGCCGAGAAGGTCGAGGATTTTCGCGATCTGCTGCCCGCAGGCACCCGCGTCTATATCGCCCATATCGAGGGCACCCCGATCGAGGACATGGTCGCGACGGCAAAGCGCCTGAACGCCGACGGCTACAAGGTCATGCCGCATTTCCCCGCGCGCATCATCAAGGACCGCGCGACGCTGGCGAACTGGATCGCCATGTACCAGGGCGAAGCGGATGTGAAACAGGCGCTGCTGCTGGCCGGTGGTGTCACAACGCCGCACGGTGATTTCAGCGATTCCATGCAGCTGATGGAAACCGGTCTTTTCGACGAAGCGGGGTTCGAGCGTCTGCATGTGGCGGGCCACCCCGAAGGCAACCGCGACATCGACACCGACGGCACCCGCCTGCGGGTGGACGAGGCGCTGCGCTGGAAGAACGATTTCCAGTCCCGCACCGACGCCGAAATGGCCATCGCGACCCAGTTCGCCTTTGAGGCGCAGCCGATCATCGAATGGGCCGACAGCCTGAAATATGCGGGCATCACCCTGCCGATCCACATCGGCATCGCGGGTCCGGCCAAACTTCAGACGCTGATCAAGTTCGCCATCGCCTGTGGGGTGGGCCCGTCGCTGAAGGTCCTGCAGAAACGCGCGATGGATGTGACCAAGCTGCTGCTGCCTTACGAGCCGAACGATGTCGTGACCGAACTGGCCCGTCACAAGGCCGAAAACCCCGATTTCAACATCAGCCACGTGCATTTCTTCCCGCTTGGCGGCATCAAGACCAATGCCAACTGGGCCATCGAGAACGGTGGCACCGCCGCCGTTCCTGCCAACGCCGAATAA
- a CDS encoding DUF1428 domain-containing protein: MAYYDIFIAPIHADKRADYDAFLKASHEMILGYGATEVVDLWGDDVNDGKLTSLPMAVKLEAGEVVTAGYVIWPSKDVRDAGWEKMMSEAPEMEMPFDGKRMIFGGFSELMVSRG; encoded by the coding sequence ATGGCCTATTACGATATTTTCATCGCCCCCATCCACGCCGACAAGCGCGCGGACTATGATGCATTTCTCAAGGCGTCCCATGAAATGATCCTGGGGTACGGCGCGACAGAGGTCGTGGACCTGTGGGGCGATGACGTGAACGATGGCAAGCTGACGTCGCTGCCAATGGCGGTCAAACTGGAAGCGGGCGAAGTTGTCACCGCCGGCTATGTGATCTGGCCCTCGAAGGACGTGCGCGACGCAGGCTGGGAAAAGATGATGTCGGAAGCGCCCGAGATGGAGATGCCGTTTGACGGCAAGCGCATGATTTTCGGCGGCTTTTCAGAGCTTATGGTGTCGCGCGGCTGA
- a CDS encoding response regulator produces the protein MALRDQLHIMVVDDMSTSRGLITQALDSFGVRNVFTADNGKQALQALSVKPVHLVISDYNMPEMDGLNLLHNLRGTARTKGIGFILITGRAEQQIIDHGKKLGMNNYLKKPFEPSDLRKCIEQVVGRL, from the coding sequence ATGGCCCTGCGTGACCAACTTCACATCATGGTTGTCGATGACATGTCCACCAGCCGTGGTTTGATCACCCAGGCGCTGGATTCATTCGGGGTGCGCAATGTGTTCACCGCCGACAACGGCAAGCAGGCCCTACAGGCGTTGAGCGTGAAGCCCGTGCATCTGGTGATCTCGGACTACAACATGCCCGAGATGGACGGCCTGAACCTGCTGCATAATCTGCGCGGCACCGCCCGGACCAAGGGGATCGGTTTCATTCTCATCACAGGCCGGGCCGAGCAGCAGATCATCGACCACGGCAAGAAGCTGGGGATGAACAACTACCTCAAGAAACCGTTTGAGCCGTCGGACCTGCGCAAATGTATCGAACAGGTGGTCGGGCGCCTGTAA
- a CDS encoding response regulator yields the protein MTLEILAVDDSRTMRDMIRLALLPAGFTVHTADDGVHGIEVLEGIEPDAIITDINMPRMDGFGFIDAVRGQDRHRATPILVLTTEAAPELKQRARTAGATGWIVKPFDPDKLVKALQMIAS from the coding sequence ATGACCCTTGAAATCCTTGCGGTCGATGACAGCCGCACCATGCGCGACATGATCCGTCTGGCGCTCCTGCCTGCCGGTTTTACCGTACATACCGCCGACGACGGCGTGCACGGGATAGAGGTGCTGGAAGGGATCGAACCAGACGCGATCATCACCGACATCAACATGCCCCGCATGGACGGTTTCGGCTTTATCGACGCGGTGCGCGGCCAGGACCGTCACCGCGCCACGCCGATCCTCGTGCTGACGACAGAGGCCGCGCCGGAACTCAAGCAGCGCGCCCGAACGGCAGGGGCGACAGGCTGGATCGTGAAACCCTTCGACCCGGACAAACTGGTCAAGGCCTTGCAGATGATCGCCAGCTGA
- a CDS encoding chemotaxis protein CheA, translating into MSDQNDPMAEIRASFFIECEELLEALQDGLQIMADGADDKETINIVFRAVHSIKGGAGAFGLEFLVRFAHRYETVLDEVRAGRLNVTPEALKVFYQAADHLSDLVRASRDGLSEPKSQTDALLAALNGFLGDEGPADEPQPEEEIDFQPMGLSLDLDLGDAENGLPDLTSAQGVVAAMNRYTIRFAPAAELFETGNDPAILLRNLSALGHMEVHCDTADVPPLEKLAPEVPHLAWRITLETEADDREIASVFEFVEGLCHLEIDSEADRRAPIAPEPPEHPAEPAQEVSDFHTVEVEATPAPEDPVPEPPAPSAAIEGMPQPMAPSAAPKPAAAAPAPAPKTIVRVDLDRIERLVNLVGELVINQAMLSQSLEHSGLSPHSDAMNGLEEFQRLTRDIQDSVMMIRAQPVKSLFQRMSRIVREASSAVDKDVRLIVQGEDTEVDKTVIERLSDPLTHMIRNAVDHGLESRADRAAAGKPEQGQVHLTAAHRSGRVVIEIADDGAGINRSKVQQLAIQKGLIPPDAVLSDSEIDNLLFMPGFSTAEKVSNLSGRGVGMDVVRTAIQALGGRITTTSQPGEGTTFSISLPLTLAVLDGMVVEVAGETLVLPLNVVVETLTLGANDVQMLRPGRNVVRVRSGFVPLLDLGGALGYRAPLEDFTGCVVLLIGQEDGTTAALLIDNIVDQRQVVIKGLDESFHRAPGIAAATILGDGQIALILDPSDIISNAMSAHLAMAALPRTEGATA; encoded by the coding sequence ATGAGTGATCAAAACGACCCCATGGCGGAAATCCGCGCGTCCTTTTTCATTGAGTGCGAGGAACTGCTCGAAGCCCTTCAGGACGGCCTGCAGATCATGGCCGACGGCGCTGACGACAAAGAGACGATCAATATCGTTTTCCGGGCGGTCCATTCGATCAAGGGCGGCGCGGGGGCATTCGGGCTGGAGTTTCTGGTGCGGTTCGCCCACCGGTACGAAACCGTCCTGGACGAGGTACGCGCCGGACGGCTGAACGTCACGCCCGAGGCGCTCAAGGTGTTTTATCAGGCGGCGGATCATCTTTCCGATCTGGTGCGCGCCAGCCGTGACGGGCTGAGTGAACCCAAGTCGCAGACAGATGCGCTGCTTGCCGCGCTCAACGGTTTTCTGGGTGACGAGGGCCCGGCGGATGAACCGCAGCCGGAGGAAGAGATCGACTTTCAGCCGATGGGCCTGTCGCTCGACCTCGACCTGGGCGACGCTGAGAACGGGCTGCCGGATCTGACGTCGGCGCAGGGCGTGGTTGCCGCCATGAACCGCTATACGATCCGCTTTGCCCCTGCCGCGGAACTGTTCGAGACCGGCAACGACCCTGCGATCCTGCTGCGCAATCTCAGCGCCCTGGGCCACATGGAGGTGCATTGCGACACCGCTGATGTGCCGCCACTGGAAAAGCTCGCGCCGGAGGTGCCGCACCTGGCCTGGCGGATCACGCTTGAGACCGAAGCGGACGACCGCGAAATCGCTTCGGTTTTCGAATTTGTCGAAGGGCTGTGCCATCTGGAGATCGACTCCGAGGCGGACCGGCGCGCGCCGATCGCGCCGGAGCCACCTGAACATCCGGCGGAACCGGCGCAGGAGGTCTCCGATTTTCACACCGTTGAGGTCGAAGCGACACCGGCGCCAGAGGACCCGGTCCCCGAACCGCCGGCCCCATCAGCCGCGATAGAGGGGATGCCGCAACCCATGGCGCCCTCTGCCGCGCCGAAACCGGCCGCGGCGGCCCCCGCCCCCGCGCCGAAGACCATCGTGCGCGTGGATCTGGACCGTATCGAACGGCTTGTAAACCTCGTCGGGGAGCTGGTGATCAACCAGGCCATGTTGAGCCAGAGTCTCGAACATTCGGGCCTGTCGCCGCATTCCGACGCGATGAACGGTCTGGAAGAATTCCAGCGCCTGACCCGCGACATACAGGATTCCGTGATGATGATCCGCGCCCAACCGGTCAAATCCCTGTTCCAGCGCATGTCGCGCATCGTTCGCGAAGCGTCCAGCGCGGTGGACAAGGATGTGCGCCTGATTGTCCAGGGTGAGGATACGGAGGTGGACAAGACCGTGATCGAACGGCTGTCCGACCCGCTGACCCATATGATCCGCAACGCGGTAGACCACGGGTTGGAAAGCCGCGCCGATCGCGCCGCCGCCGGTAAGCCCGAACAGGGCCAGGTCCATCTGACCGCCGCGCACCGCTCCGGCCGGGTGGTGATCGAAATTGCCGACGACGGTGCCGGGATCAACCGGTCCAAGGTGCAACAGCTTGCGATCCAGAAGGGGCTGATCCCGCCGGACGCCGTGCTCAGCGACAGCGAGATAGACAACCTGTTGTTCATGCCGGGATTTTCCACCGCCGAGAAGGTATCGAACCTGTCCGGCCGCGGCGTGGGCATGGATGTGGTGCGCACAGCGATCCAGGCGCTGGGTGGGCGCATCACGACCACATCCCAGCCGGGCGAAGGCACGACATTCTCGATCTCGCTGCCGCTGACGCTTGCCGTGCTCGATGGCATGGTGGTCGAAGTGGCGGGCGAAACCCTTGTCCTGCCGCTCAACGTGGTGGTCGAGACGCTGACGCTGGGGGCGAATGACGTGCAGATGCTGCGTCCGGGCCGGAATGTCGTGCGGGTGCGCAGCGGCTTCGTCCCCTTGCTGGACCTGGGCGGGGCGCTGGGCTATCGCGCGCCGCTGGAGGACTTCACCGGCTGCGTCGTGCTGCTGATCGGGCAGGAGGACGGGACGACTGCCGCCCTGCTGATCGACAACATCGTCGACCAGCGCCAGGTGGTGATCAAAGGCCTGGACGAGAGTTTTCATCGCGCGCCGGGCATCGCCGCCGCCACGATCCTCGGGGACGGACAGATCGCACTGATCCTCGACCCTTCCGACATCATCTCCAACGCCATGTCCGCGCATCTGGCCATGGCCGCCCTGCCCCGCACCGAAGGAGCCACCGCATGA
- a CDS encoding chemotaxis protein CheW — translation MTDKTSPSSIELLTFQLAEQEYSIDIMSVREIRGWTRATPLPQAPHYMKGVINLRGTVLPVMDLANRLGLPPRTQSDRAVIIVVKHEESMTGLLVDAVSDIVALTSDDLQPPPDGSAGGGGVVSALTLIDDRMIRVLDLGATIDVSESTAA, via the coding sequence ATGACAGACAAGACGTCCCCCAGCAGCATCGAATTGCTGACCTTCCAGCTGGCCGAACAGGAATATTCCATCGACATCATGTCGGTGCGCGAAATCCGGGGTTGGACACGGGCGACCCCCCTGCCACAGGCGCCGCATTACATGAAGGGCGTCATCAACCTGCGCGGTACCGTGCTGCCGGTGATGGACCTGGCAAACCGCCTGGGCCTGCCGCCCCGCACCCAGAGCGACCGCGCGGTCATCATCGTCGTCAAGCACGAAGAAAGCATGACCGGCCTGCTGGTGGACGCGGTATCGGATATCGTGGCGCTGACGTCGGACGACCTGCAGCCGCCGCCCGACGGCTCTGCCGGTGGCGGTGGCGTGGTCAGCGCGCTGACGCTGATCGACGATCGGATGATCCGCGTGCTGGACCTGGGCGCGACGATCGACGTAAGCGAAAGCACTGCCGCATGA
- a CDS encoding virulence factor produces MPDVTIVYWRDIPAQVIVGKGRRGSKRQLPERFEQAIDRAAMKVGAEDTDAYLAEWRKADPYVVDGEPDAVADAEAARLDADYDRDRIKALIANDGWA; encoded by the coding sequence ATGCCGGACGTCACGATCGTATATTGGCGCGACATTCCTGCACAGGTGATCGTCGGCAAGGGCCGTCGTGGATCCAAACGCCAGTTGCCCGAGCGCTTTGAGCAGGCCATCGACCGCGCCGCCATGAAAGTGGGGGCCGAAGACACCGATGCCTATCTTGCAGAGTGGCGCAAAGCCGATCCCTACGTGGTGGACGGGGAGCCTGACGCCGTGGCCGATGCAGAGGCCGCGCGTCTGGATGCCGACTACGACCGGGACCGGATCAAGGCGCTGATCGCCAACGACGGTTGGGCCTGA